One Arvicanthis niloticus isolate mArvNil1 chromosome 13, mArvNil1.pat.X, whole genome shotgun sequence genomic window carries:
- the Sbf1 gene encoding myotubularin-related protein 5 isoform X5: MCTEDATEKEEEADGGGHAQLSSTAPAQPGQLFAPKTLVLVSRLDHAEVFRNSLGLIYAIHVEGLNVSLENVIGNLLTCTVPLAGGSQLDSVEEGARTISLGAGDRQVIQTPLVDSLPVSRCSVALLFRQLGITNVLSLFCAALTEHKVLFLSRSYQRLADACRGLLALLFPLRYSFTYVPILPAQLLEVLSTPTPFIIGVNAAFQAETQELLDVIVADLDGGTVTVPECVHIPPLPEPLQSQTHNVLSMVLDPELALADLAFPPPTTSASSLKMQDKELRAVFLRLFAQLLQGYRWCLHIVRIHPEPVIRFHKAAFLGQRGLVEDDFLMKVLEGMAFAGFVSERGVPYRSTDLFDELVAHEVARMRADENHPHRVLRHVQELAEQLYKNENPYPAVAMHKVQRPGEASHLRRTHRPFPRLDEGTVQWIVDQAAAKMQGAPPAVKAERRTTVPSGPPMTAILERCSGPHINSARRLEVVRNCISYVFEGKMLEAKKLLPAVLRALKGRAARRCLAHELHLHVQQNRAVLDHQQFDFVVRMMNCCLQDCTSLDEHGIAAALLPLVTAFCRKLSPGVTQFAYSCVQEHVVWSTPQFWEAMFYGDVQTHIRALYLEPSDGVSPTQETGEAQSQDDERSALDVASEQRRLWPTLSREKQQELVQKEESTVFSQAIHYANRMSYLLLPLDSSKSRLLRERAGLGDLESASNSLVTNSMAGSVAESYDTESGFEDAETCDMAGAVVRFINRFVDKVCTESGVTSDHLKGLHVMVPDIVQMHIETLEAVHRESKRLPPIQKPKLLRPRLLPGEECVLDGLRVYLLPDGREEGVGGSGGGPALLPAEGAVFLTTYRVIFTGMPTDPLVGEQVVVRSFPVAALTKEKRISVQTPVDQLLQDGLQLRSCTFQLLKMAFDEEVGSDSAELFRKQLHKLRYPPDIRATFAFTLGSAHTPGRPPRVTKDKGPSFRTLSRNLVKNAKKTIGRQYVTRKKYNPPGWEHRGQPPPEDQEDEISVSEELEPSTLTPSSALKPSDRMTMSSLVERACCRDYQRLGLGTLSSSLSRAKSEPFRISPVNRMYAICRSYPGLLIVPQSVQDNALQRVSRCYRQNRFPVVCWRSGRSKAVLLRSGGLHGKGVVGLFKAQNTPSPGQAQADSSSLEQEKYLQAVVSSMPRYADSSGRNTLSSFSSAHMGGHVPSPRARVTTLSNPLAASASRWTASRGKWSSVRASGRSSGLGADVGSRLAGRDLLSTPHTNGAPPDSGFLRPQRAALYIIGDKAQLKGVRPDPLQQWELVPIEVFEARQVKASFKKLLKACVPGCPATEPSPASFLRSLEDSEWLIQIHKLLQISVLVVELLDSGSSVLVSLEDGWDITTQVVSLVQLLSDPFYRTLEGFRLLVEKEWLSFGHRFSHRGAHTLAGQSSGFTPVFLQFLDCVHQVHLQFPMEFEFSQFYLKFLGYHHASRRFRTFLLDSDYERIELGLLYEEKGERRGQLACKSVWEYVDRLSKRTPMFYNYTYAPEDTEVLRPYSNVSNLKVWDFYTEETLAEGPPYDWELAQGPPEPPEEERPDGGAPQSRRRVVWPCYDSRPRVQPDAISRLLEELQRLETELGRPSERWKDTWDRVKAAQRLEGRQDGRGTPSSLLVSAVPHHRRSLGVYLQEGPVGSTLSLSLDSDQSSGSTTSSSRQAARRSTSTLYSQFQTAESENRSYEGTLYKKGAFMKPWKARWFVLDKTKHQLRYYDHRVDTECKGVIDLAEVEAVAPGTPTIGAPKTVDEKAFFDVKTTRRVYNFCAQDVPSAQQWVDRIQSCLSDA, encoded by the exons CCACGCACAGCTGTCATCCAcagccccagcccagcctggCCAGCTTTTTGCTCCAAAGACTCTGGTTCTGGTGTCTAGACTGGACCATGCCGAAGTGTTCAGG AATAGCCTTGGTCTCATCTATGCTATCCATGTGGAAGGGCTGAATGTGAGCCTCGAGAATGTGATCGGGAACCTGCTCACATGCACCGTCCCTTTGGCTGGCGGGTCTCAG CTGGACTCTGTTGAGGAAGGAGCG AGAACCATCTCTTTGGGGGCTGGTGACCGGCAGGTCATTCAGACTCCACTGGTAGACTCACTGCCTGTCAGCCGCTGTAGTGTAGCGCTGCTCTTCCGCCAGCTGG gcATCACCAATGTGCTGTCTTTGTTCTGTGCTGCCCTTACTGAGCACAAAGTCCTCTTCTTGTCCAGGAGCTACCAGCGTCTAGCAGATGCTTGCAGAGGCCTCTTGGCACTGCTGTTCCCTCTTAGATACAG CTTCACATATGTGCCCATCCTGCCGGCACAGCTGCTTGAAGTCCTTAGCACACCTACGCCTTTCATCATTGGGGTCAATGCAGCCTTCCAGGCAGAGACTCAGGAGCTG CTGGACGTGATTGTTGCTGATCTTGATGGAGGGACAGTGACTGTCCCTGAGTGTGTGCACATTCCACCCCTGCCAGAGCCACTTCAAAGCCAGACCCACAATGTTCTGAGCATG GTCCTGGATCCAGAGCTGGCGTTGGCTGACCTTGCCTTTCCACCTCCTACAACATCTGCTTCCTCCCTGAAAATGCAG GACAAGGAGCTTCGTGCTGTCTTCTTGCGGCTCTTTGCTCAGCTCCTGCAGGGTTACCGCTGGTGCCTGCACATTGTGCGCATCCACCCAGAACCCGTCATTCGCTTCCATAAG GCAGCATTCTTAGGCCAGCGTGGACTGGTGGAGGATGATTTCCTGATGAAAGTGTTGGAGGGCATGGCCTTTGCAGGCTTTGTATCAGAGCGTGGGGTCCCTTACCGTTCCACAGACCTGTTTGATGAG CTGGTGGCTCATGAGGTAGCACGGATGCGAGCAGATGAGAACCATCCCCACCGTGTCCTGCGTCATGTCCAGGAACTGGCAGAGCAACTTTATAAGAAT GAAAACCCCTACCCAGCTGTGGCGATGCACAAagtgcagaggccaggagaggccagtCACCTGCGGCGGACCCACCGGCCATTCCCCCGGCTAGATGAGGGCACAGTTCAGTGGATTGTGGACCAGGCTGCGGCCAAGATGCAGGGCGCACCTCCAGCCGTCAAAGCTGAGAGGAGGACCACTGTGCCTTCAGGGCCCCCCATGA CGGCCATACTGGAGCGGTGTAGTGGGCCTCATATCAACAGTGCACGACGGCTGGAGGTAGTGCGGAACTGCATCTCCTATGTGTTTGAAGGGAAAATGCTTGAGGCAAAGAAG TTGCTTCCAGCTGTACTCAGGGCCCTGAAGGGGCGAGCTGCCCGTCGCTGCCTCGCCCATGAGCTTCACCTGCACGTGCAGCAGAACCGTGCAGTTCTGGATCATCAGCAGTTTGACTTTGTCGTCCGCATGATGAATTGCTGCCTGCAG GATTGCACTTCCCTGGATGAGCATGGCATTGCAGCTGCACTGCTGCCTTTGGTCACAGCCTTCTGCAGG AAGCTGAGCCCAGGGGTGACACAGTTTGCATACAGCTGTGTTCAGGAGCATGTAGTGTGGAGCACACCACAGTTCTGGGAGGCCATGTTCTATGGGGATGTGCAGACCCATATCAGAGCCCTCTACCTGGAGCCCTCTGATGGTGTGAGCCCCACCCAG GAGACTGGGGAGGCACAGTCTCAGGATGATGAACGATCTGCCCTGGATGTGGCTTCAGAGCAGAGGCGCCTATGGCCAACCCTGAGCCGTGAGAAGCAGCAGGAACTGGTACAGAAGGAGGAAAGCACTGTGTTCAGCCAGGCCATCCACTATGCCAACCGCATGAGCTACCTTCTGCTGCCTCTGGACAGCAGCAAGAGCCGGCTGCTGCGGGAGCGGGCAGGGTTGGGAGACCTGGAGAGTGCCAGCAACAGCCTGGTCACCAACAG CATGGCAGGTAGTGTGGCTGAGAGCTATGACACAGAGAGTGGCTTTGAGGACGCAGAGACGTGTGACATGGCTGGGGCTGTGGTCCGCTTCATCAACCGCTTTGTGGACAAGGTCTGCACAGAGAGTGGGGTCACCAGCGACCACCTCAAAGGACTGCATGTCATGGTGCCAG ACATTGTCCAGATGCACATTGAGACCCTGGAGGCCGTACACCGTGAGAGCAAGAGGCTGCCCCCGATACAGAAG CCCAAGCTGCTGAGGCCACGCCTGTTGCCTGGTGAGGAGTGTGTCCTTGATGGCCTTCGAGTGTACCTGCTGCCAGATGGGCGTGAGGAGGGTGTAGGAGGCAGTGGAGGGGGCCCTGCTCTACTTCCAGCTGAGGGTGCTGTCTTCCTTACCACATACCGCGTCATTTTCACGGGGATGCCTACTGACCCCCTGG TGGGGGAGCAGGTGGTAGTCCGTTCCTTCCCCGTGGCTGCATTGACCAAGGAGAAGCGCATTAGTGTGCAGACCCCTGTGGACCAGCTTCTGCAGGATGGGCTGCAGCTTCGTTCCTGCACATTCCAG CTGCTGAAAATGGCCTTTGATGAGGAGGTGGGATCTGACAGTGCTGAGCTCTTCCGAAAGCAGCTGCACAAGCTCCGGTACCCACCAGACATCAGGGCCACCTTTGCATTCACACTTGGCTCAGCTCACACACCTGGCAGGCCGCCACGGGTTACCAAGGACAAGGGTCCTTCATTCAG AACTCTGTCCCGGAACCTGGTGAAGAATGCTAAAAAGACCATTGGGCGGCAGTATGTTACTCGTAAGAAATATAACCCCCCTGGCTGGGAGCATCGGGGCCAGCCACCCCCTGAGGACCAGGAGGACGAGATCTCAG TGTCAGAGGAGTTGGAGCCCAGCACACTGACCCCGTCCTCAGCCCTGAAGCCCTCTGACCGCATGACCATGAGCAGCCTGGTGGAACGGGCATGTTGCCGTGACTACCAGCGCCTTGGACTAGGTACCCTGAGCAGCAGCCTGAGCCGGGCCAAGTCGGAGCCCTTTCGCATCTCTCCTGTTAATCGCATGTATGCCATATGTCGCAG CTATCCAGGATTGCTGATTGTTCCCCAGAGCGTCCAGGACAATGCCCTGCAGCGTGTATCCCGCTGCTACCGCCAGAACCGCTTCCCTGTGGTCTGCTGGCGCAGTGGGCGCTCCAAGGCTGTGTTGCTACGCTCTGGGGGCTTGCACGGCAAAGGTGTTGTTGGTCTCTTCAAGGCCCAGAATACGCCTTCTCCAG gccAAGCCCAGGCTGACTCCAGCAGCCTGGAGCAAGAGAAGTACCTGCAGGCTGTGGTCAGCTCCATGCCACGCTATGCTGACTCATCAGGACGAAACACACTTAGTAGCTTCTCCTCAGCCCACATGGGTGGTCACG TGCCCAGCCCCCGAGCCAGGGTCACCACGCTGTCCAACCCTTTGGCGGCCTCGGCCTCCAGATGGACTGCGTCCCGAG GGAAGTGGAGCAGTGTCCGAGCCAGTGGTCGAAGCAGTGGTCTTGGTGCTGATGTAGGCTCTCGGCTAGCTGGCAGAGATCTCCTCAGTACTCCCCACACCAACGGAGCTCCACCTGATTCTGGTTTTCTGCGGCCACAGCGTGCAGCCCTCTATATCATTGGTGACAAAGCTCAGCTCAAG GGTGTGCGCCCAGATCCCTTGCAACAGTGGGAGCTGGTGCCTATTGAAGTATTTGAGGCAAGGCAGGTGAAAGCCAGCTTCAAGAAACTGTTGAAGGCCTGTGTGCCTGGTTGCCCTGCCACTGAGCCCAGCCCAGCCTCCTTTCTGCGCTCACTGGAGGATTCAGAATGGCTGATCCAG ATACACAAGCTGCTGCAGATCTCGGTGCTGGTAGTGGAGCTGCTGGACTCTGGCTCCTCTGTCCTGGTGAGCCTGGAGGATGGCTGGGACATCACCACTCAG GTGGTATCCTTGGTGCAGCTGCTCTCAGACCCCTTCTACCGCACTCTGGAAGGCTTCCGCCTGCTAGTGGAAAAAGAGTGGCTGTCCTTTGGCCATCGTTTCAGCCACCGTGGAGCCCACACCCTGGCTGGTCAGAGCAGTGGTTTCACGCCCGTCTTCCTGCAGTTCCTAGACTGTGTACACCAG GTTCATTTGCAGTTCCCCATGGAGTTTGAGTTCAGTCAGTTCTACCTCAAGTTCCTTGGTTACCACCATGCATCCCGCCGTTTCCGGACCTTCTTGCTGGACTCTGATTATGAGCGTATTGAGCTGG GGCTGCTGTACGAGGAGAAGGGTGAACGCAGGGGCCAGCTGGCATGCAAGTCTGTGTGGGAGTATGTAGACCGGCTGAGCAAGAGGACCCCCATGTTCTACAACTACACGTATGCGCCCGAGGACACAGAG GTGCTGCGACCCTACAGCAATGTGTCCAATCTGAAAGTGTGGGATTTCTACACTGAGGAGACGTTGGCTGAGGGTCCCCCTTATGACTGGGAGCTGGCCCAGGGACCCCCTGAGCCTCCAGAAGAAGAACGTCCTGATGGAGGTGCTCCTCAGAGCAGGCGCCGTGTGGTATGGCCGTGCTATGACAGCCGTCCTCGAGTCCAGCCTGATGCCATCTCACGTCTGCTGGAG GAGCTGCAGCGGTTGGAGACAGAGTTAGGTCGACCTTCTGAACGCTGGAAAGACACCTGGGACCGGGTGAAGGCTGCTCAGCGCCTTGAAGGCCGGCAAGATGGACGT GGTACCCCCAGCTCACTACTGGTGTCAGCTGTGCCCCACCATCGCCGCTCGCTAGGTGTCTATCTACAGGAGGGGCCTGTGGGCTCTACTCTTAGCCTCAGCCTGGACAGTGACCAGAGCAGTGGCTCAACCACATCCAGCTCTCGCCAGGCTGCCCGACGGAGCACCAGCACCCTGTACAGCCAATTCCAGACAGCTGAGAGCGAGAACAG GTCCTATGAGGGTACCCTGTACAAGAAGGGGGCCTTTATGAAGCCCTGGAAAGCCCGTTGGTTTGTCCTAGACAAGACCAAGCACCAG CTGCGTTACTATGACCACCGAGTGGACACAGAATGCAAGGGTGTCATTGACCTGGCAGAGGTAGAAGCTGTGGCACCTGGCACACCCACTATAGGTGCCCCCAAGACTGTGGACGAGAAGGCCTTTTTTGAT GTGAAGACAACACGTCGCGTTTACAACTTCTGTGCCCAGGATGTGCCCTCAGCCCAGCAGTGGGTGGACCGGATCCAGAGCTGCCTGTCGGATGCCTGA